GCAAGTTATTCCCAGATGGGTTTTCATGATGAAGCATTGAAATTATTTGAGGAAATGAAGTTTAAGGGTGTAGGTTTTGATGGGTTTAGTCTCGTGAGTTTGCTATCTGCTTGTGCTCAGGCAGGGACTTTGAATGTTGGTCTGAAGTTGCATGAGTTGGGGCGTGAAAAGGGTCTATTGGAGAATGTTTTTGTGGGGAATGCGCTCCTTGAGATGTATGCCAAGTGTGGTAGCTTAGCTGATGCTGTTTCTGTGTTCAATTCGATGAAAAAGAGAGACATCTACTCGTGGAATTCGATCATAGTTGGACACGGAGTTCACGGTTTTGGGGATGAAGCAATttcatttttcaagaaaatgctGCGGGGTGGAATGAAGCCAGACTCCATAACATTTCTTGGCTTGTTATGTGGTTGCAGTCACCAAGGTTTGGTGGATGATGGGGTCAAAGTTTTTGAATCGATGAGCTCAAAATTTGGTTTAAAACCGCAGGTCAAGCATTACGGCTGCATGGTTGATCTATTTGGGCGTTCTGGGAAGCTAGAAAAGGCACTCGATATTATTGAAAACTCTCAATTTCCAAACGATATGATCCTCTGGCGATCCTTTTTAGGTTCATGCAAGGTTCATAAAGACGTCAACAAGGGAGAGAAAGCAATGCAAAAGTTGAGTGAACTTGGGGTGCTGAATGGTGGAGACTGTGCACTTCTGGCTGGAATCTATGCTGAAGCCAAAGATCTCGAGGGTGTAACAAGAATGAGGAAATTGATCAAATATAGTGACATTAAGACCACTCCAAGTTGGAGTTGGATTGAAATTAATGATCAAATCCATAGGTTTTTAGTAAATGATAGATCCAAGATTGATTCTGAGGAAATTTATTGTAAACTAGAAGAAATTACACATGATGCTATACTTGCTGGCTACATCAGAGAATCGTCAACTACTCTCTGTGATCCTGCTACGGATCAACCTTGGGAGAGGTTTGGTTCATGTCACAGCGAAAAGCTAGCAATAGCTTTTGGAATTGCACGGACTGGAGCAGGAACCTGCCTGCGGATAGTGAAGAACCTGAGAGTGTGTGAAGACTGCCACTCTTTCACCAAGTTTGTCGCCAAAGCGTACAACAGAGAAATTATAGTTCGAGATCGAGTTCGTTTTCATCATTTTTGGAATGGCTTTTGTTCTTGTAAAAATTATTGGTGAGATTGGGACACATAAAATTACTTCGGGCATTTCCGAAAACTTGGACGAGACAACTATGTCTATATAAAAAACGTGGGAAAATATTGAATTCAAAACCCCGACGACGAATTATTTAATCTTTGACAAACAAGTTTTCTACACTTACAAAAATTGTTTAGTAATTAGACATTACCAAtagtattaattatttatttgagtgcaagttgattttaatttattttcacttTTACAAAATTCTTCAAGGGTTCTATGTATACATCATGCTACACAAACATGAATGGCATAATTCTCTTCAAACTCAAAATGTATTTTATCATatgaaatgtttaaattttaatataattaagataacaaattattttcattaatttggtTGAATTTAATCTAAAATGTTCTGTGTTTATAATcaatacaaaattatatttaattaaataattatattaattttatgaagattttaaaaaatatttctcagaatacttgtaaaataaaattattttagaacAGATCACTTACAATTATTTTAGcggtattaaaaataataagtgaGTGTTATACCATAGTATATATGATGtcctaaaaaaaacatttttttaacaatattaaaaatatattaaaaccgTTTTAAGcgatcaaaataaataaattgtttgACAAAATTAAGTTAGCCACCTCACCGGCGCAAGTCTTCAATCTCAATTTCAAGACGATATCCAAGCTACGTAATTCCTAATTCAGTGCTTTCTCTATTAGTTGTTCAAGAGATTTCGATGTAGTTATGAATTTGTCGAGATTTCATGTGATTGCGAGGATGATAGGATCGATTGGTGGATAATCGTTAAGCTGCAATAGTtcagtttttgaaatattgaacaccgattaGTTAAATCGAATTTAGTTTTCAAACaaagcggaagacactcaaaataatatttcgtataaactaattaaatattttgaaaaacatttaaaagatatgaaagttgaatgtgtaaaaacgtttttggttgaagcattttatcaaacatttgatATGTAATATTTTGTATGTAAAGAACACATAAAAAATACTTCAACAATACATCTTAAAAACAACAGcaataattaaatgcaataaacaaatagacacggaTTTGTTTAAGGATGTTTggagattaacaactcctacgTCACACCTTCTTTCACCTAGAAAGTATCCactagaaaattttgatttatacaactccttgtacaaattcatttcaacttaggacttatctattatctaattgaaactcctagcataCTCGATGGTAGGTCGCAACCTCACAATCCACATAATTTTTAACGTCTCTTATGTCAAGGCAATAAACAtaatctttaatgtctttgtgcgaAGACTCATTCATCTAAACTTTGAAGGTCAACTCTCAtttatatatgtgagtgattgtatgTGAAAATTTTTATAGTGTATGTATATATCAAATGTATCCCCACACTTGGACTTGCTTTCATTCTAGCTAATTTTTTCATGTAGGTTGTCCATGCTTTGAATCATCTTCCAAAGCTTGCATTTAATCTTCAATATATTGTATATATAGCCTTCAATATTGATATATATCATAGACATAAGAATTTGACCGTTTATGAAACATCCACTACTTTTTAACCTTAAAAtactactaaatttttttttctttataaaattcgaaacctttaattaaaaaccacacaacttttcaaaaatcgtaaatgcataaaaatttcataaatcgtCAACCACTAAAATCATAcgttaacatttaaaaataattcaattttgaacttcaaaataaaacataaaaatctataattaaatcattaacaaaatctttaaaactttgacTATCAAGCTAATGAGGAAAATaatgtccctcgggagtgtactgccagactcgatccactcaagcgtcagcgtctccctcaatatcatcatcacctgcagcgttcaaacctagtaagtctaatgattcagcacgttctaaacatgagtagcaaataataaatatacaagcacataaattaaaatcatacttttattcaaaataagctTGTAAGCATAACAaaatcataaatcgtcaaaTAGTAAAGTtgtcaatcatttatcattttgggtgaagtttgatctttgaaagtgactagctgtatcttctagtcgactgatcagtcttagctcaccattgcgcataaAGACGGGCACTATGCACTGAcgtaaaatggaaatacgatcgttgg
This genomic interval from Primulina huaijiensis isolate GDHJ02 chromosome 14, ASM1229523v2, whole genome shotgun sequence contains the following:
- the LOC140956508 gene encoding pentatricopeptide repeat-containing protein At3g56550; this encodes MCKSPRILNLLHQCSDVRTLVTLHAKIVTNGLFAIPSVSCGLLNSYAICTNSLLLCRTLFHQIKNLQIQHWNAIIKLFSQSQNARHAIQYYNHMLSCSSLQPAGATFSLLLKACEKAKAGSKCKEIHGSVLRLGFGSDVVVCTNLIRAYAAIGEVGDMRRVFDEMCKRDLVTWNSMIASYSQMGFHDEALKLFEEMKFKGVGFDGFSLVSLLSACAQAGTLNVGLKLHELGREKGLLENVFVGNALLEMYAKCGSLADAVSVFNSMKKRDIYSWNSIIVGHGVHGFGDEAISFFKKMLRGGMKPDSITFLGLLCGCSHQGLVDDGVKVFESMSSKFGLKPQVKHYGCMVDLFGRSGKLEKALDIIENSQFPNDMILWRSFLGSCKVHKDVNKGEKAMQKLSELGVLNGGDCALLAGIYAEAKDLEGVTRMRKLIKYSDIKTTPSWSWIEINDQIHRFLVNDRSKIDSEEIYCKLEEITHDAILAGYIRESSTTLCDPATDQPWERFGSCHSEKLAIAFGIARTGAGTCLRIVKNLRVCEDCHSFTKFVAKAYNREIIVRDRVRFHHFWNGFCSCKNYW